Proteins co-encoded in one Lucilia cuprina isolate Lc7/37 chromosome X, ASM2204524v1, whole genome shotgun sequence genomic window:
- the LOC111677164 gene encoding uncharacterized protein LOC111677164 translates to MFSLVKFDNDKLSIVNSKKVDKIIKGTCVVKYNGGKYAALLVAQNDEKSYLLDLKIKKESISKPILQSKIKHGGVQSSHNISTSSNLISSPSPKKSTNKFNANIISSNRCFELPLHTSPKNDNLKCKVNDKLTLVLEHNKNMYPSETLNIVTEACRDKKSLDELNTIQTPQKENFTPPVYISPKNSNLKLCKNNNKLVLLFDRNENFFKSDSLNIDENQNSSEIFNPKNELSSKKAPVTVNIVMSPTKSKNLNQTNGPKSPEKYNLELDKNKVSISSDNDQNTSGKTKSPTETPHKLTFNESLIMPFDSTVNKYNSTRLSDITLKSESSHSNSIFNKEICTTSDHDLDTSTDRFKANTKSSTEFSTHKVTPEESFIMSLDSTVNSLSDITLKPECSSYSSSICNKEICTTSDHDPNTSETSHKETQEESFIINLDKTTNKHNSTSLSDIPLKLKSSYSSSILNKEICNTSDHDFNVTANTKSSTETSHEKSLLTPNECFLMPVDPIVNKHNSTSLSDTPSKPESSAYTSSIYIEESSFSEYLPETSTDVSKEPLKNCKNISEINTSVDVIDTPINVEKVEVPHSTNRYKKHFCIFCKTLQSKISRHIFLRHKDEKEVKKALILPKKSMERLKIINELRKKGDFLHNTSSNFNSGILIVSRQQQRNIKNKADDYVCCTNCKAYFSKRTLRIHTKKCLPNKNKRSNFIESRRSTQYMHSVANKVLKSKIFPVLRDDIISRSVRYDELILKFGNKLTEKYSSEHQHDMIRANLRLLGRFKIELKQLDPDINELKDIFKPHLFDKCVKALRTVAQWDEDLMWFKTPAVAQNR, encoded by the exons ATGTTTTCATTAGTAAAATTTGACAATGACAAGCTTTCAATTGTGAATTCAAAAAAGGTggataaaattattaaaggGACATGCGTCGTAAAATACAATGGTGGAAAATATGCCGCGCTACTTGTTGCTCAAAATG atgaAAAATCATACCTcctagatttaaaaataaaaaaggaaagtaTTTCAAAACCTATACTCCAATCAAAAATCAAACATGGAGGAGTACAATCGTCCCATAATATTTCGACATCTTCCAATTTGATTTCATCCCCATCgccaaaaaaatctacaaataaatttaatgcgaATATAATATCTTCTAATCGATGTTTTGAATTGCCATTACATACTTCTCCGaaaaatgataatttaaaatgtaaagtaAATGACAAATTAACTCTTGTGTTggaacacaataaaaatatgtaccCTTCCGAGACATTAAATATTGTAACGGAAGCATGCCGCGATAAAAAGTCTTTAGATGAATTAAACACCATTCAAACGcctcaaaaagaaaattttacaccaCCTGTATATATTTCGccaaaaaattctaatttaaaattatgcaaaaataataacaaactaGTGCTTTTATTTGAccgaaatgaaaatttttttaagtccGATTCATTAAATATCGATGAAAATCAAAATTCTTCGGAGATATTCAATCCGAAAAATGAACTATCGTCAAAAAAAGCTCCTGTAACAGTTAACATAGTAATGTCGCCTACAAAATCTAAGAACTTAAATCAAACTAATGGCCCTAAGTCAccggaaaaatataatttggaaTTAGACAAAAACAAAGTATCCATTTCATCTGATAACGATCAAAATACCTCTGGAAAAACAAAGTCCCCAACTGAAACTCCCCATAAATTAACGTTTAATGAAAGTTTAATAATGCCTTTTGATTCAACTGTTAACAAATATAatagtaccagattatctgACATCACATTAAAATCGGAAAGTTCTCATTCAAATTCCATTTTCAACAAAGAAATATGCACCACATCTGACCACGATCTAGATACCTCTACAGATAGATTCAAAGCCAATACAAAATCTTCTACTGAATTCTCTACCCATAAAGTAACTCCTGAAGAAAGTTTTATAATGTCTCTTGATTCTACTGTTAACAGCTTATCTGACATAACATTAAAACCGGAATGTTCTTCTTACTCAAGTTCCATTTGCAACAAGGAAATATGTACCACATCTGATCACGACCCAAATACCTCTGAAACGTCTCATAAAGAAACTCAGGAAGAAAGCTTTATAATTAATCTTGATAAAACTACTAACAAACATAATAGCACCAGCTTATCTGACATACCGTTAAAACTGAAAAGTTCTTACTCaagttctattttaaataaggaaatatGTAATACATCTGACCACGACTTCAATGTCACCGCAAATACAAAGTCTTCTACTGAAACGTCTCatgaaaaatctttattaacaCCCAATGAATGTTTTTTAATGCCTGTTGATCCAATTGTTAACAAACATAACAGTACCAGCTTATCTGACACCCCATCAAAACCGGAAAGTTCTGCTTACACAAGTTCAATTTATATAGAAGAGAGTTCATTTTCAGAATATTTACCAGAAACTTCAACCGATGTAAGTAAAGAGCCATTAAAGAACTGTAAAAACATTTCAGAGATTAATACATCTGTAGATGTAATTGATACGCCCATAAATGTAGAAAAAGTTGAAGTTCCACATTCTACAAATaggtataaaaaacatttttgtatattttgtaaaacgTTACAGTCAAAAATTAGTAGACATATATTTTTGAGGCATAAGGATGAAAAAGAAgtcaaaaaagctttaatattacCCAAAAAAAGTATGgaacgtttaaaaataattaatgaattaagaaaaaaaggtgattttttacataatacaTCCTCGAATTTCAACAGCGGAATTTTAATTGTTAGTCGGCAACAACAGcgtaatatcaaaaataaagcTGATGATTATGTCTGCTGCACAAATTGTAAGGCTTATTTTTCTAAGAGAACGCTTCGAATTCACACTAAAAAATGCCTCCCCAATAAAAACAAACgctcaaattttattgaaagcCGAAGGTCAACGCAGTATATGCATTCGGTAGCCAATAaggttttaaaatcaaaaatttttcctGTTTTGCGCGATGATATAATATCAAGGTCTGTGCGGTATGACGAActcattttaaaatttggtaACAAACTGACCGAGAAATATTCATCCGAGCATCAGCATGACATGATACGTGCAAACTTAAGATTACTTGGACGTTTTAAAATTGAGTTAAAACAATTAGATCCGGATATAAATGAgctaaaagatatttttaagcCACATTTATTTGATAAATGTGTTAAAGCCCTACGAACTGTGGCTCAATGGGATGAAGATTTAATGTGGTTCAAAACGCCCGCAGTAGCTCAAAACCGATAA
- the LOC111677165 gene encoding uncharacterized protein LOC111677165 — MNAMETLMNGFRMSSWVQLVQTTLIFIQIFNRRRAGEIERLTIDNFGNKEKITDNIDKDSLKNLSQDSIKFAKQFVRITLRGKLGRTVSVLLCPMCVKAIELIINFRGEAGIADGNKYIFCKPSSSTLSKQYHRACPLLKKFSEECGAKIPESLRGTTLRKHIATYTSLLNVEEASVDRLANFMGHHKDIHKTIYRMSVPVAEITCVTKLLMAAVGDEDEMEDEYGDDENVDEEEEEESEVVVNDSIDKDNSEISLENSHTSSSSRKRRSTSPFGKTKRTRWNSEEKDAIYSIFGDLKDLERLPNLKECLKAIQTSSALKNRTPQQIKTWIDNQRRYTMD, encoded by the exons ATGAATGCTATGGAAACTCTTATGAATGGGTTTAGAATGTCAAGTTGGGTGCAATTAGTTCAGactactttaatttttattcaaatatttaatcgCAGAAGAGCTGGAGAAATCGAGAGGTTAACTATAGATAATTTtggaaacaaagaaaaaattactgATAACATCGATAAAGACAGTTTAAAAAACCTATCACAAGATTCAATAAAATTCGCAAAGCAGTTTGTAAGAATAACACTAAGGGGGAAACTTGGTAGAACCGTCAGTGTTTTATTATGCCCGATGTGTGTAAAAGCTATTGAACTTATTATAAACTTTAGAGGTGAGGCTGGAATAGCTGAtggaaataaatacattttctgcaaaCCATCCAGTTCAACGTTATCAAAACAATATCACAGAGCTTGTcctttactaaaaaaattttctgaagaatGCGGTGCAAAAATTCCTGAAAGCCTTAGGGGTACTACACTACGTAAGCATATAGCAACATATACCTCATTACTTAATGTTGAAGAGGCATCGGTCGATAGGCTGGCGAATTTTATGGGTCACCACAAAGATATACACAAAACAATATACCGAATGTCCGTTCCAGTGGCAGAAATTACTTGTGTAACCAAACTCTTAATGGCAGCTGTAGGCGATGAAGATGAAATGGAAGATGAATATGGGGATGATGAAAACGTTGACGAAGAGGAGGAGGAGGAGAGTGAAGTTGTAGTTAACGATAGTATAGATAAAGATAATTCagaaatttcattagaaaacaGTCACACATCGTCATCGAGCAGAAAACGTAGGAGCA cATCACCTTTCGGCAAAACCAAAAGAACCAGGTGGAACTCGGAGGAAAAAGATgcaatatattcaatatttggAGATTTAAAAGACTTAGAAAGACTACCAAATCTTAAGGAATGCTTAAAAGCCATTCAGACATCGTCTGCACTTAAGAATAGAACGccacaacaaataaaaacttggATAGACAACCAAAGACGGTACACAATGGACTAA